Genomic window (Haloferax sp. Atlit-12N):
AACCCATCGACGCCCCCGTCGAGGGCGAGTGGCGGCACCTGTTCGGCCCCGAAGGCTCCGACGCACCGCTTTTCGTCCGCAACGAAGTGGACCTCTTCGACCTTCGTCTCGACGCCGGGTCGAGCGCCGACCTCCCCGAAATCGAGGGGCGAGACGCGTACTTCTACGTGTTCGACGGCGCGGTCAAGGCCGCGGGAACGCGCTTCGGGAAGACCGAAAGCGGCCTGCTCGTCGACGACGCCGGAGTCACGCTCACCGCCGAGGAGGACGCCACCGTGGTCGCGTTCTTGATAGACCCCGACGCGCCTGTCACCCGGCAGGGTACCATCGGTCGCTGACCACCCTCCCGCGACTCTCGCACCCACCATATCGAACCCCGCCCCCACCGTCACCGCACCAACGCCGCCACTATCACCCACCACCACTCATCCACTAAGACACTCCGCCCAACTCGATGCTCACAGACACCGCCGGAATCCACCACGTCACGGGAATCGTCCGCGACGCGCAGGCGAACGTCGACTTCTACGCGACGACGCTCGGCCTGCGCCTCGTCAAGCAGACGGTGAACTTCAACGAGAAGTTCACGCGCCACCTGTTTTACGGCGACGAGACCGGCTCGCCCGGAACGGCCCTGACGTTCTTCCCGTACCCCGCCGAGGAACCAGGTCGCCCCGGCACGCCGCAGATTCGGACCGCGTCGCTCGTGATACCACCCGATGCCGTCGACTACTGGGTCGACCGCCTCACCGACCGCAGCGTCGACGTCGACGGCCCGTTCGAGCGGTTCGACGAGACCGTCATCCGGTTTTCCGACCCCGACGGCACCGACCTGGAACTCGTCACCGGCGAGTCGCCGGTCGAACCGTGGGTCGACGGTCCGGTCCCCGCCGAGCGCGCGATTCGCGGCATTCACGGCGTCACGCTCCACTCGACGAACCCCTTCGTGACCGCCAGCGTGCTCGATACGCTCGGGTTCGACCTCGTCGCACAGGAGGGCGACCGCGTCCGTTACCGAGCACCGGACGACCGGGCGACCGTCGTGGACCTCCTCGACAGAGACGGTGAGTTCGGCCGCGAGGGCGCGGGGAGCATCCATCACGTCGCGGTCCGCGTCGAGGACGAGGCCCAGTTGTACGAGTGGCACGACCTGTTCCGCGAGCGCGGCTACGACGTGTCGCGGGTGAAAGACAGACACGTGTTCCACTCGCTGTACGTCCGCGAACCGGGCGGTATCCTGTTCGAACTCGCGACCGACGGCCCCGGACTCACGTTCGACGTCGACCCGGAGACGCTCGGCCAGTCGCTGTACCTCCCGCCGTGGCTGGAGGAGGACCGCGGGATGATAGAAAGCCAACTGCGCCCGCTTGACCTGCCGGTTGGCGTTGGAGGCGACGACGGAGGCGACGGAGACGATGGGGGCGACGGCGACGAGGGCAACGTGGGCGTTGGACTCAGTAGCGACGACGGGTCGAACTGATGTCACCCCGCCCGACCGCGCCCGCGTCCGCGACCGACCCCCACGAGGGACAGGAGATTGCGACGGCCGGCGCGCCTCGGCAGGTCGCTGACGCGGCGGTCGTCGTGCTCCACGGCCGCGGGTCGAAAGCGCGGCACGCCCTCACGCTCGTCGACGAGTTCCTCCACCGCGGCGTGATGTACCTCGCGCCGCAGGCCGCCGGCAGTTCGTGGTATCCGGCCCCGGCCGCCAGTCCCATCGAGCGAAACGAGCCGTGGCTCTCCTCCGCGCTCGGACGGGTGTCGACCGCGCTCGAC
Coding sequences:
- a CDS encoding ring-cleaving dioxygenase gives rise to the protein MLTDTAGIHHVTGIVRDAQANVDFYATTLGLRLVKQTVNFNEKFTRHLFYGDETGSPGTALTFFPYPAEEPGRPGTPQIRTASLVIPPDAVDYWVDRLTDRSVDVDGPFERFDETVIRFSDPDGTDLELVTGESPVEPWVDGPVPAERAIRGIHGVTLHSTNPFVTASVLDTLGFDLVAQEGDRVRYRAPDDRATVVDLLDRDGEFGREGAGSIHHVAVRVEDEAQLYEWHDLFRERGYDVSRVKDRHVFHSLYVREPGGILFELATDGPGLTFDVDPETLGQSLYLPPWLEEDRGMIESQLRPLDLPVGVGGDDGGDGDDGGDGDEGNVGVGLSSDDGSN